Within the Chiloscyllium punctatum isolate Juve2018m chromosome 9, sChiPun1.3, whole genome shotgun sequence genome, the region CCGTCTGCTGGGATACCACATGCTGCTGCAGCTGTTGTCCTTGTCCCTCCTGGATTCGCGGCTGTACATTGCAATGAGCTTCTGTTGGCCTTAAAGTTTCAGTCGCATTTGAAGTTGGGAAGTTAGTTGGTGGGAACAAAGGACTAAGACTATCTGCATGTCCTGGATTACTACTTGAGACTAATAAACTTGAAGAATTTGTTGGCAACTGACTGATAAATGTTTGACCACATTCGGAAATACGTTGTTCTGGACCTGTACTTACTGCGGACTTTCCTTCAAGTTTCATGGCTGCATTCTGGCATTGCTTTTGTCTCTTTGCTGTTGAGATCAAGTGGTCATCTGGCCCAGTCCGCTTTGTTGCATCTTTTCGACTCTCATTGCTTTGCTTCAAATGTGGCTCCAAAACAAGAGAAGAGTGCGAGTTACCTTTCACAGAATCTAGCTGCTCGTGAGAATATTCTGCTAACAGGGTGGGTTGGGAAGACTGTTCAGTATATGTAGTGGCTTCACTACAAAGATCAGCTGGAGCACAGACTGGAAGCTGCTCTGCAAGTAGGGTTTCACCTGATGAGCAGACATGCATTTGATTAGCTTCGCTGTGACAGGCATGGTTAATAACACTCAGGTTAGCAGAGCCAGAAGATTTGCAAATCAGTGGCATATTTGAGATTTCTTTTACAACAGAACTTGAAGTCTTAGTAATGGGCATTCCTTTTGAGTTGGTATCCACTGGCTGTGATTGTTGTACTTGACCTTCAGCTGCACTAGCCTCTGTCAAGTTTGGACTATTCTCTTTAACACTCAGGCTTTTAACAGATTGTTGACTTGCACATACTTCTTTATCTGCAAAGGGAATTTTCTGAGCTTTGGCCTGAACATCACATACAGTAACGTCAGAAGTCAAATTTTTGCCTGGACTTCCATGTTCGAAGATTGCTCTAGCAGCAAGGGCGACAATGTCATTTGGCTCAGATAAGCTGTAGTTATTAAAGGTGTTGGACATTGTACTGATGCCAGATGCATCCTCTCGGGTGGTGTCTGGCAGCATGGAGGCAACAGAAAAGCCACGGCTACTGCCCGAGCTGGTGGACATGGGTGACTCAGTCTGGCGGTGCGAAACTAAGGAACCTCCCATACTCTCTTGATCAGGGTTGCACAGCTGCTGCTGCACACCACTTTCAATCTCTGTGCTAACCAACAAAATGTCTTTATGGGGTTCATCCTTTTCATAAAACGATATGCCGGCCGAGGTCTCTCTAGAACTGTCAACACATAGCTCACTGTCAGCACAGGAATCTTTCACAAAAGAGAGCAAGGAGCTTTTCTCATTTGATGATGTTTTTTCTCCATGTGTCATTCCATGAATCATGTTACTGCTGACTTGATTACTAACTTCTTTAGTTGTTGCAAACTTGCTCATTTCTAATCGCCCTTTGTGCCAGTCTTGGCTCTTTTCTTTGTCACACCCACTGCACTGCTGCTGTGCAGCTGCAAGAGATTCTAACTGTGCAGAAACACCAGTAATCCCAGGTGTGCGACAAACATTTGCTACAGCAGTTTGCAAATCCACCAAGTCACTGCCTTTGTCTATTGAAAATGCTCTTGATGCTTGAAGAGCTGCATTTGAACTGAACAGTGATGACGTTGGAACTGATGTTGATACATCTGTGATTACACATGGGGAGGATGGTACACATGAAACATTCTTTACCAAATCACCTCGAGATGAAGAAGATGGTAATGATACAACTAATGTTGATGCAGCTGAAATTTCTGACAGTATGTCAGGCTGTTCTTGAGAGAATGATTCAGCCACTGCTGGTTCTGTTAAATGTGGTGGGTGTACATGTTGAGACAGTCTGGCCACTGGCTGCTGGCTGTCCACTGCTTCCTGTGAAGGGACAGAAGTGGCCGCTGTAGCTACCACTAATGTTGGAATCTGAGACAGTGATGATTGTTGGGATATTAAACCTTGTGATGATGAAATTTGATCATTGCTGGTTAGTGAATGCAATGAAATATCTTTAACGAATTTGTTATTTTGAATGCAATTGGCAGCCACCTTTGATTTGCTCCCAGTACATGTGGTCTTCCTTGCAGCTCCTTGTTTTGTAGAGAGGGGTTTCTTTTGCAGCTTTTTAGTTTTACAGCTAGAGGGTGGTCCAAGAGGGGGGGGTTTGGAGCATGAACTGCTTGTGTGCCACAATGATGCCCTCGAAATATCTGTGCTTGTGTTGGCCATCGTGGTGTCAGATGCAGAGGTGTTGCCACTAATAACCTGGCCCTTGACAGGAGCTGAAGAACTGGGTGACTGGTCATTACTCAGTTGTAAGCCCCCTTGCTCTGCCATCTGTGAGATACTTTGGCTGAGGTTTGTCAATGCGCCAAAAGTGTTAAGAGCCACATTGGTATTTGGATCGGCACTGGTTGTTGGCTGAATGATCTGCATAGTGTTCTGGCTGGACACCCCTGACTGCTTTAGTGGCTGCAGAGCAAATAACTGACCATTGACAGAGATAGTCTGCTGCTGGTGCTGGCCTGATCCCACTGTAGTGCAGGGCTGAGAGCTCGTGGAAGCAGATGAAGATACAGGCCGTGGCAATATGTGAACAAGGTGCTTCCCTCCCACTGTCTGAATATTAGGAGTGTTCTGTGCATTCCCATTGCTGCATATCAATTGACTGGAGTCAAGGGTTGGTAACCTATTACTCGTTTGAGCTGGGACTACGGATACAGCATTTTGATTGGCTGCTTGTATAATAACAATTTGCTGACCTGGTGCCTGACTATTGAGGGCACCTCTCACTACAGCAGGTGAGGTGGGATTAGCTGGCTGGAGGATGATCAGATTCGGATTATTGGGAGTGGAAGAGACAGATGTCCCTGCAGGGCGGGTCATCTGAATTACTTGCAAGGGAGGAAGCAATGAGACCATTTTGGCAGCTGACTGGACTGGAATCTGTGGCTGCGCTAGAACTGACTGCAAGGGTAGAGGTTGTAGGGGAGGCTGCATAGTGACTGCCACCTGCTGCTTGAGTTGCTTGCATGTGGAAGAGAGTGAAACCCCCTCATACGCTGTTGTACCTGAAGGAACTATAGTGACATTATTAAACAGttggccactttctgaaatggGGAATGTACTTCGGGAGCTCGGATTTTCATTTGCTGGCACTGGCAACATACTACAGCACCCCTGACTGACAGGATGCACAGTATTGCCTGCTAACTGTAATGTAGTCCATGTTGTTTGTGTATTGCCTGCAGAACTCATACGTGAAAACGTACTAACACTGTTTGAGTCTGAAATGCCAGTATATGTACAGGCTGGGTAAcagacagtccatgagctggccATTGCACAACAAGACATCATACCTCCATTAGACACTGTCCTCAGTTTGAATGATGGTGATGTAACGACAAGACCACCAACTGACACTGGAGCATTTTGGCAAACATGTGATGCCAACATATTTTGAGAATATTCAGTAACAGGAAACTTTGTTGATATCATCTCATGTCTCTGGCTACTCACAGACGATGATGCCAAAAATGACTGTGGTGTCATCCCACTGGGGTTCTCCACCCCTGCACATGGCATACCAATCTGCTGAGAGTGCAATGGCAAGGCAAAGCAAGTATTAGTAGTAACATTGAGAACACCCTGTGTAAGATGGCTGTTGGCAGTTTCCAAGGTATTCCGCACAAAATTGCCTGTAGAATGTTCCAGTTCAATTTGTGCAGAAGTGTTCACACAACAAGCTAAAGTGGTTGATGCACAGTTGCGAAGGGAGGACTGAAGAACCTCCTGTCCAGAGCTGTTACTAGAAACATTCAGCACACTCGGTACAGTGCTGCTATTGGAGGTGGTGTTACACTGAACAGTGTTCAGACAAGGCCTGGTTGTAGGAAGACATTCAGGAACTTCCTGCTGTGCAACCAATGTCGGAAGTCGAGCGCCATTTGTTAAAGGACAAATATCAGGCATTGCCATAGGCTCCATTATATCAAGACATGTTTCTGGTGTACTATTGTTCACAGAGGTCAGAGCCTGTTCTGGCGAACTCTGTACCGCAATCTGCTGGCAATTTCCATTTAACTGGTTTCCATTTGTGTAGACTAATATATCGTCCTGCATTTGGTTGGAAGAAATAACCATTGTAACTTTTGTACTTTTGAATTTCCTCTTCCAATGAATGGTAGGGTCATCGTGCAAGCAGATATCATTGGCTTTCAGTAACTCTGCAAAACGGTCATTTTCCTTTTGTAGCTCATTCAACTGCTTCCGAAGCCTTACAATTTCTTCAGCTGCAAAAGGAACACAaatttaatctgaagttaatcaGAACTCAATTAATCATAGTCTCAGTACCTGAAGTTATTTAAAATAAGAAACAATTTTGTCCTTTCTTTGAAACTGCTCTATTTCTCCAAAACAAATCATTACCCATTTTCTATTTCTGAAGGATCCCATGCCTTAGGTTATGACAAAAACCTCTCTAACTAACATTCTTTCAAGATGTTAAGTGTCAACCTTCCTAATACTTAATCATTTTGAAATTCACAATACATTGTTTCATGAGTTGCCCTTACAACACAGCAAAAATGGCATTACGCCTGTCACTGAAAAAATTACCCTTCTTCATGAAACAGCTGACATATGTTTGTCATTCTGACAAGAATGATGTTCTCCAGCTTATGCATAGTGACATTCCTACAACTTTGATGGGTTATGTAAACTGTACTTTCATTATGTATTTTAAATTTATGGTGAAGAAAGATGAAGGTTACTGCTTTTCAACTTAATGCTGATATAAACATGCATACAAACAGAATGTCCTCCTATTCCAGCAtttcatttgaaacaaaaacGTCAAAGGGAGGAAACATTGTTCACTATTAAACTGCTTTTCCCTTTTTGGAAAACTGATATAGCAAGCTTCTGAAGTACGTAAGACTATCTTCACAATAACAGGCAGAAAAGCAAGCTGCAAGTGAGATATGAGTAACTTACAGAGAACTATTGATAGATTCAATAATTGGGcaaaatgatggcaaatggggtataatgtagaaaaatatgaagttgttcatttcagaagggagaacaaaaggacAGGATTTAAACTGGaatgagaaaaactgcagaaagctgcaatacaaagggacttgggagtactTGTGCAAGAAACACAGAAAACTAGAGCCATGAGTtgtaaagcacggaaacagactcttagatctaacttgtccatgccaacaagacatcacaatctgacctagtcccaattgccagcatttggccgatatccttgtaaactctccctattcataaacccatccagatgccttttacatgttgtaattgaactcgcctccaccacttcctctggcagctcgttacatACATGCACCAATTTCTGCAGGGAAAAAGTTACCTCTCAAGTCCTTTCTAAATTTCTCCTCTTTCATTTTCAACTTCtgtcctctagatttggacttTCCCACCCTAGGaataagaccttggctattcacattcctgatgaagggtttatgcctgatacatcaattctcctgctcctcggatactgcctgacctgctgtgcttttctagcactatactcttgactctcatctccattatctgtagtcctcactttctcctgttgaccttatccatgcccctcattttataaacctttgttaGCTCACCCTTCAACCTCTGATGCTTCAGGAAAATGAAAGTATCACCATGTTTGTGGATGACATAATAATTGATAGAGAGCACAAACTGAAGAGGACAAAGTCTGCAGAAGGACCTAATCAGGTTAAGTATGTatgtaatgtgagaaaatgtaacGCTGTGTATTTtagcatttaaaaaaaagctgaatataattaaacagagaaagactgcagaaagctttCGCACATCTGGATTTGGGGAACCTCGTGCATACATCACAAAGAGGCAGCTTGCAAGTTCTGCAGGGAAGAAGGACAACAAATGGAATTTtagtctttatttcaaagggaatgaagtACAAACAACAAGGGAGTCTTGCTGAAACTATGCAAAgcacaagtcagaccacacctagaatagTGCGAGCAGTTTTAGTTCCCTGTGAATGGAAAGATATACTGACATTGGATGCAGTCCAGAGAAACTTCACAAGGTTGAGTCTAGGGAGAGTCTAT harbors:
- the LOC140481605 gene encoding basic helix-loop-helix domain-containing protein USF3 isoform X2; this translates as MILDQAYKYISELKRQNDEILLNGGTKEQAEEIVRLRKQLNELQKENDRFAELLKANDICLHDDPTIHWKRKFKSTKVTMVISSNQMQDDILVYTNGNQLNGNCQQIAVQSSPEQALTSVNNSTPETCLDIMEPMAMPDICPLTNGARLPTLVAQQEVPECLPTTRPCLNTVQCNTTSNSSTVPSVLNVSSNSSGQEVLQSSLRNCASTTLACCVNTSAQIELEHSTGNFVRNTLETANSHLTQGVLNVTTNTCFALPLHSQQIGMPCAGVENPSGMTPQSFLASSSVSSQRHEMISTKFPVTEYSQNMLASHVCQNAPVSVGGLVVTSPSFKLRTVSNGGMMSCCAMASSWTVCYPACTYTGISDSNSVSTFSRMSSAGNTQTTWTTLQLAGNTVHPVSQGCCSMLPVPANENPSSRSTFPISESGQLFNNVTIVPSGTTAYEGVSLSSTCKQLKQQVAVTMQPPLQPLPLQSVLAQPQIPVQSAAKMVSLLPPLQVIQMTRPAGTSVSSTPNNPNLIILQPANPTSPAVVRGALNSQAPGQQIVIIQAANQNAVSVVPAQTSNRLPTLDSSQLICSNGNAQNTPNIQTVGGKHLVHILPRPVSSSASTSSQPCTTVGSGQHQQQTISVNGQLFALQPLKQSGVSSQNTMQIIQPTTSADPNTNVALNTFGALTNLSQSISQMAEQGGLQLSNDQSPSSSAPVKGQVISGNTSASDTTMANTSTDISRASLWHTSSSCSKPPPLGPPSSCKTKKLQKKPLSTKQGAARKTTCTGSKSKVAANCIQNNKFVKDISLHSLTSNDQISSSQGLISQQSSLSQIPTLVVATAATSVPSQEAVDSQQPVARLSQHVHPPHLTEPAVAESFSQEQPDILSEISAASTLVVSLPSSSSRGDLVKNVSCVPSSPCVITDVSTSVPTSSLFSSNAALQASRAFSIDKGSDLVDLQTAVANVCRTPGITGVSAQLESLAAAQQQCSGCDKEKSQDWHKGRLEMSKFATTKEVSNQVSSNMIHGMTHGEKTSSNEKSSLLSFVKDSCADSELCVDSSRETSAGISFYEKDEPHKDILLVSTEIESGVQQQLCNPDQESMGGSLVSHRQTESPMSTSSGSSRGFSVASMLPDTTREDASGISTMSNTFNNYSLSEPNDIVALAARAIFEHGSPGKNLTSDVTVCDVQAKAQKIPFADKEVCASQQSVKSLSVKENSPNLTEASAAEGQVQQSQPVDTNSKGMPITKTSSSVVKEISNMPLICKSSGSANLSVINHACHSEANQMHVCSSGETLLAEQLPVCAPADLCSEATTYTEQSSQPTLLAEYSHEQLDSVKGNSHSSLVLEPHLKQSNESRKDATKRTGPDDHLISTAKRQKQCQNAAMKLEGKSAVSTGPEQRISECGQTFISQLPTNSSSLLVSSSNPGHADSLSPLFPPTNFPTSNATETLRPTEAHCNVQPRIQEGQGQQLQQHVVSQQTVSSQTGLNVHHGHMYYKHHQGQIRERNLYHLQHQLPHNESSIQPHTHGAQQPRTPQQEIQMQKKRGVMRGSQAPQLSMQQKQHPSGSSQGRQKGNHHHHHPHHHHQQQLQQMPHPHFGNSQQDKRCDNSVTNRNHHSSHNQNLHSQDLMHQQQQDNARSGPQGSVTPSEQAGQSRIQRLLSSRSLDQQMASKSNAVSRPSEMQFTSHRQERNRISSYSAEALIRKVPSNAESRMGGMAVQSPRNNLEQSEMRTYLDLSINKNLPVHTLHTKLSLDHCINSEVQSLPDCPPFKVNVTTQGVGTFEVQSSRGNEMVNSMPAHRGMQSHGFKLGQGTVTERQARLPYLPMQGISSGSGVSLRENEGSCHQSFMQSLLAPPLNEQIGPSQRSVSEHPRNTQCLPPATIEYSCPSAREGVHIRRDGELQNRESCDMTLGAHSSRNSSLSISYSNPSSVADGQGRNTSPNVSAQKNSLRMNESQGSKCHPNSQVSPNVHGAVRPVMSHATVSHGGNEQGHSIQQPNSSGVTQRVRHPAQEGSASKMRQTDRSRSGNHRSGNVFEHGLQLPLASSGSMILGRQQPVGARTGSIVRFMTDGQQLPNDNLTPDQHSLSQNFGFPFIPESSINPPINANPSFIPPVTQPGANRTPALIPVEPQNPLSTFYPPYSPAHPNLSNDLSIPYFSNQIFSSPSTEKANTGGLNNPFGSILSPPRPVGFPQPNFPLLPEIPARPMANTSSITPHLSNFNLTTLFPEIAAAPLAPDSTAMPMSPLLPLTNPALSDVSKQHSNRSAHNISHILGHDGSSAV
- the LOC140481605 gene encoding basic helix-loop-helix domain-containing protein USF3 isoform X1, producing MPEITENQTPMHRTLRKKNRETHNAVERHRKKKINSGINKIGELIPCSPALKQSKNMILDQAYKYISELKRQNDEILLNGGTKEQAEEIVRLRKQLNELQKENDRFAELLKANDICLHDDPTIHWKRKFKSTKVTMVISSNQMQDDILVYTNGNQLNGNCQQIAVQSSPEQALTSVNNSTPETCLDIMEPMAMPDICPLTNGARLPTLVAQQEVPECLPTTRPCLNTVQCNTTSNSSTVPSVLNVSSNSSGQEVLQSSLRNCASTTLACCVNTSAQIELEHSTGNFVRNTLETANSHLTQGVLNVTTNTCFALPLHSQQIGMPCAGVENPSGMTPQSFLASSSVSSQRHEMISTKFPVTEYSQNMLASHVCQNAPVSVGGLVVTSPSFKLRTVSNGGMMSCCAMASSWTVCYPACTYTGISDSNSVSTFSRMSSAGNTQTTWTTLQLAGNTVHPVSQGCCSMLPVPANENPSSRSTFPISESGQLFNNVTIVPSGTTAYEGVSLSSTCKQLKQQVAVTMQPPLQPLPLQSVLAQPQIPVQSAAKMVSLLPPLQVIQMTRPAGTSVSSTPNNPNLIILQPANPTSPAVVRGALNSQAPGQQIVIIQAANQNAVSVVPAQTSNRLPTLDSSQLICSNGNAQNTPNIQTVGGKHLVHILPRPVSSSASTSSQPCTTVGSGQHQQQTISVNGQLFALQPLKQSGVSSQNTMQIIQPTTSADPNTNVALNTFGALTNLSQSISQMAEQGGLQLSNDQSPSSSAPVKGQVISGNTSASDTTMANTSTDISRASLWHTSSSCSKPPPLGPPSSCKTKKLQKKPLSTKQGAARKTTCTGSKSKVAANCIQNNKFVKDISLHSLTSNDQISSSQGLISQQSSLSQIPTLVVATAATSVPSQEAVDSQQPVARLSQHVHPPHLTEPAVAESFSQEQPDILSEISAASTLVVSLPSSSSRGDLVKNVSCVPSSPCVITDVSTSVPTSSLFSSNAALQASRAFSIDKGSDLVDLQTAVANVCRTPGITGVSAQLESLAAAQQQCSGCDKEKSQDWHKGRLEMSKFATTKEVSNQVSSNMIHGMTHGEKTSSNEKSSLLSFVKDSCADSELCVDSSRETSAGISFYEKDEPHKDILLVSTEIESGVQQQLCNPDQESMGGSLVSHRQTESPMSTSSGSSRGFSVASMLPDTTREDASGISTMSNTFNNYSLSEPNDIVALAARAIFEHGSPGKNLTSDVTVCDVQAKAQKIPFADKEVCASQQSVKSLSVKENSPNLTEASAAEGQVQQSQPVDTNSKGMPITKTSSSVVKEISNMPLICKSSGSANLSVINHACHSEANQMHVCSSGETLLAEQLPVCAPADLCSEATTYTEQSSQPTLLAEYSHEQLDSVKGNSHSSLVLEPHLKQSNESRKDATKRTGPDDHLISTAKRQKQCQNAAMKLEGKSAVSTGPEQRISECGQTFISQLPTNSSSLLVSSSNPGHADSLSPLFPPTNFPTSNATETLRPTEAHCNVQPRIQEGQGQQLQQHVVSQQTVSSQTGLNVHHGHMYYKHHQGQIRERNLYHLQHQLPHNESSIQPHTHGAQQPRTPQQEIQMQKKRGVMRGSQAPQLSMQQKQHPSGSSQGRQKGNHHHHHPHHHHQQQLQQMPHPHFGNSQQDKRCDNSVTNRNHHSSHNQNLHSQDLMHQQQQDNARSGPQGSVTPSEQAGQSRIQRLLSSRSLDQQMASKSNAVSRPSEMQFTSHRQERNRISSYSAEALIRKVPSNAESRMGGMAVQSPRNNLEQSEMRTYLDLSINKNLPVHTLHTKLSLDHCINSEVQSLPDCPPFKVNVTTQGVGTFEVQSSRGNEMVNSMPAHRGMQSHGFKLGQGTVTERQARLPYLPMQGISSGSGVSLRENEGSCHQSFMQSLLAPPLNEQIGPSQRSVSEHPRNTQCLPPATIEYSCPSAREGVHIRRDGELQNRESCDMTLGAHSSRNSSLSISYSNPSSVADGQGRNTSPNVSAQKNSLRMNESQGSKCHPNSQVSPNVHGAVRPVMSHATVSHGGNEQGHSIQQPNSSGVTQRVRHPAQEGSASKMRQTDRSRSGNHRSGNVFEHGLQLPLASSGSMILGRQQPVGARTGSIVRFMTDGQQLPNDNLTPDQHSLSQNFGFPFIPESSINPPINANPSFIPPVTQPGANRTPALIPVEPQNPLSTFYPPYSPAHPNLSNDLSIPYFSNQIFSSPSTEKANTGGLNNPFGSILSPPRPVGFPQPNFPLLPEIPARPMANTSSITPHLSNFNLTTLFPEIAAAPLAPDSTAMPMSPLLPLTNPALSDVSKQHSNRSAHNISHILGHDGSSAV